A window from Drosophila miranda strain MSH22 chromosome Y unlocalized genomic scaffold, D.miranda_PacBio2.1 Contig_Y2_pilon, whole genome shotgun sequence encodes these proteins:
- the LOC117193580 gene encoding persulfide dioxygenase ETHE1, mitochondrial-like isoform X1 gives MRIVGRSMLSALKRLSVSHQNQTILARSSSVRSAQRNPESQSQRSVHSQFGKMSLPERKPFTPDFFFRQLFDGESSTYSYLLADLKTGEAVIIDPVLEQAKRDAQLVKELGFKLKYSTGSGWLRELTGCQSVIAATSGAKADCHLKGGDHVDFGSHVIDTLATPGHTNGCMSYVIKDQGCVFTGDTLLIRGCGRTDFQEGSPKNLYENVHSKIFTLPDSYRIYPAHDYKGQLESSVWEEKRYNPRLTKDLEEFIKIMENLNLPYPKKIDASLPANRECGVNDIPKE, from the exons ATGCGAATCGTTGGCCGCAGTATGTTGTCAGCCCTCAAGCGGCTATCAGTCAGCCATCAGAATCAGACGATCTTGGCCAGAAGTAGCTCAGTCCGCAGTGCCCAGCGGAACCCAGAGTCGCAATCACAACGATCAGTCCATAGTCAATTCGGGAAAATGAGTCTGCCGGAGCGCAAGCCCTTCACGCCGGACTTCTTTTTCCGCCAA CTGTTCGATGGGGAGAGCAGCACCTACAGCTACCTGCTGgcggacctgaagactggcgAGGCAGTGATCATTGATCCTGTGCTAGAGCAGGCCAAGCGAGATGCCCAGCTGGTCAAGGAATTGGGCTTCAAGCTCAAATAT TCAACGGGCAGCGGCTGGCTCAGAGAGCTGACTGGCTGCCAGTCGGTGATTGCCGCCACCAGCGGTGCCAAGGCGGACTGCCACTTAAAGGGGGGCGATCACGTTGATTTTGGGAGCCATGTCATTGATACTTTGGCCACTCCTGGACACACCAACGGCTGTATGAGCTACGTGATCAAGGATCAGGGCTGCGTCTTCACTGGCGACACACTCCTTATACGCGGCTGCGGACGCACAGACTTCCAGGAGGGCAGCCCCAAGAATCTGTATGAAAATGTTCACAGCAAGATCTTTACGCTGCCCGATAGCTATCGCATCTATCCGGCCCACGACTACAA AGGACAACTAGAGAGCAGCGTGTGGGAGGAGAAGCGTTATAACCCACGTCTGACCAAGGATCTGGAGGAGTTTATCAAAATCATGGAAAACCTTAATTTGCCATATCCCAAGAAGATAGATGCGTCGCTGCCCGCCAATCGAGAGTGTGGAGTCAACGATATACCCAAGGAGTAA
- the LOC117193580 gene encoding persulfide dioxygenase ETHE1 homolog, mitochondrial-like isoform X2, whose translation MRIVGRSMLSALKRLSVSHQNQTILARSSSVRSAQRNPESQSQRSVHSQFGKMSLPERKPFTPDFFFRQLFDGESSTYSYLLADLKTGEAVIIDPVLEQAKRDAQLVKELGFKLKYVINGQRLAQRADWLPVGDCRHQRCQGGLPLKGGRSR comes from the exons ATGCGAATCGTTGGCCGCAGTATGTTGTCAGCCCTCAAGCGGCTATCAGTCAGCCATCAGAATCAGACGATCTTGGCCAGAAGTAGCTCAGTCCGCAGTGCCCAGCGGAACCCAGAGTCGCAATCACAACGATCAGTCCATAGTCAATTCGGGAAAATGAGTCTGCCGGAGCGCAAGCCCTTCACGCCGGACTTCTTTTTCCGCCAA CTGTTCGATGGGGAGAGCAGCACCTACAGCTACCTGCTGgcggacctgaagactggcgAGGCAGTGATCATTGATCCTGTGCTAGAGCAGGCCAAGCGAGATGCCCAGCTGGTCAAGGAATTGGGCTTCAAGCTCAAATATGTCA TCAACGGGCAGCGGCTGGCTCAGAGAGCTGACTGGCTGCCAGTCGGTGATTGCCGCCACCAGCGGTGCCAAGGCGGACTGCCACTTAAAGGGGGGCGATCACGTTGA
- the LOC117193581 gene encoding persulfide dioxygenase ETHE1, mitochondrial-like: MLRILAIATICATAQPNGLTSLPERQPFTSDFFFRQLFDEESSTYSYLLADLKTGEAVIIDPVLEQAKRDAQLVKELGFKLKYAINTHMHADHITGSGWLRELTGCQSMIAAASGAKADLYLREGDRIAFGSHVIDVLATPAHTNGCMSYVIKEQACVFTGDTVLIRGCGRTDFQEGSSEFFYENVHTKIFTLPDSYRIYPAHDYKGQLESSVWEEKRYNPRLTKDLEEFIQIMDNLNLSYPNKIDVSLPANRECGVYDIPKE; this comes from the exons ATGTTGCGAATTCTTGCGATTGCCACAATATGTGCGACTGCTCAGCCG AATGGTTTAACAAGTCTGCCGGAGCGCCAACCCTTTACATCGGACTTCTTCTTCCGTCAA CTTTTCGATGAGGAGAGCAGTACCTACAGCTACTTGCTGGCGGATCTGAAGACTGGCGAGGCCGTGATTATCGATCCTGTGCTGGAGCAGGCCAAGCGAGATGCCCAGCTGGTCAAGGAGCTGGGCTTCAAGCTCAAATATGCCA tcaacacacacatgcacgcGGATCATATCACGGGCAGCGGCTGGTTGAGGGAGCTGACTGGCTGCCAGTCGATGATTGCCGCCGCCAGCGGAGCCAAAGCGGATCTGTATCTGAGGGAGGGCGATCGTATTGCATTTGGAAGCCATGTCATTGATGTCCTAGCCACTCCGGCCCACACCAATGGCTGCATGAGCTACGTGATCAAGGAGCAGGCCTGCGTCTTCACTGGCGACACGGTTCTGATACGCGGCTGTGGACGCACAGACTTCCAGGAGGGCAGTTCAGAATTTTTCTACGAAAATGTCCATACCAAAATCTTTACACTGCCCGATAGCTATCGCATCTATCCGGCTCACGACTACAA AGGACAACTAGAGAGCAGCGTGTGGGAGGAGAAGCGCTATAACCCCCGTCTGACTAAGGATCTGGAGGAGTTTATTCAAATCATGGATAATCTTAACTTGTCATATCCCAATAAGATAG ATGTCTCGCTGCCTGCCAATCGAGAGTGCGGAGTCTACGATATACCAAAGGAGTAG